A single Streptomyces sp. Edi2 DNA region contains:
- a CDS encoding SpoIIE family protein phosphatase, which yields MITARAAATFEPVGRSVATARAFVRDTLQGWGCADIVDDAVVLTSELVTNAVVHAGTAADVLCLRNEDGVRITVADRYPEREIPLQNAGQVVVHPDREGGRGLLLCGALATRWGVEYTAAQKHVWFHLDLPERPAGTRSAGPALPVDALPVAETRVRVAVIQIDRGSCISFWNEDAQDLFAYDPEQVIGKPLTDLAAWPHTPGTGTGIVEALQLSRWEGSYGIRGSDGRVVPVYASHLRVRDADGEASTVCLLVRDHERAILQSPQRTPAPDAASQAGSSEGRASDPFEVFIGSPAPDDLDGLLQRTVERARDMLDGDAAYLLLATDDETELEVRASTGLPSARQRFARVPVEAGSGRYGSARMPAVHEDLTAVPGAVPLLSGTGMRSVVTVPLKVEGRLTGSLGVAAEGAGRYTNEEALRLQFAADRIALAVERARLTELEKLRRGSLSFLVEASDLLAGTLDRDQTLALMAQMTVPTLATWCAVYTVADQTSEPELSYVLHEDEDRIDGLKTLLMKVDPPEPVPTPGARIWTAPGDAAHDAALRTSMRSLGLGNAARPSTGPGATLATASAVGGETVVLPLVARNRVIGMLTLGKPTEEHFRQEILELAEDLSRRAALALDNARLYSERTAISQSLQRSLLPPEQPAIPGVEVEVIYRAAGEGNEVGGDFYDIFPIRDGAYGFAIGDVCGTGPEAAAVTGLARHALRLLAREGFGGPAVLERLNAAILDEGARSRFLTLLYGELWPQADGGAVLKVVCAGHPLPLRLRQDGTVEPAAEPQPLLGVMDDLELYEQTVRLDPGDVLLCVTDGVTERREGTRMLGDDGLTDLLTTCTGLTAGAVAARVLRAVERFAAEPASDDMAILAMRIPEAQAD from the coding sequence GTGATCACCGCGCGGGCCGCCGCAACATTCGAGCCGGTCGGGCGCTCGGTCGCCACTGCCCGTGCCTTCGTCCGCGACACCCTCCAGGGCTGGGGCTGCGCCGACATCGTCGACGACGCCGTGGTGCTGACCAGCGAGCTGGTCACCAACGCCGTGGTGCACGCCGGCACCGCCGCCGATGTGCTGTGTCTGCGCAACGAGGACGGCGTACGGATTACCGTCGCCGACCGCTACCCCGAACGCGAGATCCCGCTCCAGAACGCCGGCCAGGTCGTCGTCCACCCGGACCGCGAGGGCGGCCGCGGCCTGCTGCTGTGCGGCGCGCTCGCCACCCGTTGGGGCGTCGAGTACACCGCCGCACAAAAACACGTATGGTTCCACCTCGACCTCCCCGAGCGGCCGGCCGGCACCCGTTCCGCCGGCCCCGCCCTGCCGGTGGACGCCCTCCCGGTCGCCGAGACCCGCGTCCGCGTCGCGGTGATCCAGATCGACCGCGGAAGCTGCATCAGCTTCTGGAACGAGGACGCCCAGGACCTCTTCGCCTACGACCCCGAGCAGGTCATCGGCAAACCACTCACCGACTTGGCCGCCTGGCCGCACACCCCCGGAACCGGCACGGGCATCGTCGAGGCCCTGCAGCTCTCCCGCTGGGAAGGCTCCTACGGCATCCGCGGCTCCGACGGCCGGGTCGTCCCCGTCTACGCCTCCCACCTGCGCGTCCGCGACGCCGACGGCGAGGCCTCCACGGTCTGCCTCCTGGTGCGCGACCACGAGCGCGCCATCCTGCAGAGCCCCCAGCGCACCCCCGCCCCGGACGCCGCCTCCCAGGCCGGCTCGTCGGAGGGACGCGCCTCCGACCCGTTCGAGGTCTTCATCGGCTCACCGGCCCCCGACGACCTCGACGGCCTGCTCCAGCGCACCGTCGAACGGGCCCGCGACATGCTCGACGGCGACGCCGCCTACCTCCTCCTGGCCACCGACGACGAGACCGAACTGGAGGTCCGCGCCTCCACGGGCCTGCCCTCCGCCCGCCAGCGGTTCGCCCGCGTCCCCGTCGAGGCCGGCTCCGGACGCTACGGCTCCGCCCGGATGCCCGCCGTCCACGAAGACCTCACCGCGGTCCCCGGCGCCGTCCCCCTCCTCAGCGGCACGGGCATGCGCTCGGTCGTCACCGTCCCCCTCAAGGTCGAGGGCCGGCTGACCGGCTCGCTCGGCGTCGCCGCAGAGGGCGCAGGGCGTTACACGAACGAGGAGGCGCTGCGTCTCCAGTTCGCCGCCGACCGCATCGCCCTCGCCGTCGAGCGCGCCCGCCTCACCGAGCTGGAAAAGCTCCGCCGCGGCTCCCTCTCCTTCCTCGTCGAGGCCTCCGACCTGCTGGCCGGGACCCTCGACCGGGACCAGACCCTGGCCCTGATGGCCCAGATGACGGTCCCGACCCTCGCCACGTGGTGCGCGGTCTACACCGTCGCCGACCAGACCTCCGAGCCCGAGCTGTCCTATGTGCTGCACGAGGACGAGGACCGGATCGACGGCCTCAAGACGCTGCTGATGAAGGTCGACCCGCCCGAGCCGGTCCCCACCCCCGGTGCCCGTATCTGGACCGCCCCCGGCGACGCCGCGCACGACGCCGCCCTGCGCACCTCCATGCGCAGCCTGGGCCTGGGCAACGCCGCCCGGCCCTCCACCGGCCCCGGCGCCACCCTCGCCACCGCCTCCGCGGTGGGCGGCGAGACGGTCGTCCTTCCCCTCGTCGCCCGCAACCGCGTCATCGGCATGCTGACCCTGGGCAAGCCCACCGAGGAGCACTTCCGCCAGGAGATCCTGGAGCTCGCCGAAGACCTCTCCCGCCGGGCCGCGCTCGCCCTGGACAACGCGCGCCTCTACTCCGAGCGCACGGCCATCAGCCAGTCCCTGCAACGCAGCCTGCTGCCCCCTGAGCAGCCCGCGATCCCCGGCGTGGAGGTCGAGGTCATCTACCGCGCGGCCGGCGAGGGCAACGAGGTCGGCGGCGACTTCTACGACATCTTCCCGATCCGCGACGGCGCCTACGGCTTCGCCATCGGCGACGTCTGCGGTACGGGCCCGGAAGCGGCCGCCGTCACGGGCCTGGCCCGGCACGCGCTGCGTCTCCTCGCCCGCGAGGGCTTCGGCGGCCCCGCCGTCCTGGAACGCCTCAACGCCGCCATCCTCGACGAGGGCGCCCGCAGCCGCTTCCTGACGCTCCTTTACGGCGAGCTCTGGCCCCAGGCAGACGGCGGCGCCGTCCTCAAGGTCGTCTGCGCCGGCCACCCCCTTCCGCTCCGTCTCCGCCAGGACGGCACCGTCGAGCCGGCCGCCGAACCCCAGCCGCTCCTCGGCGTCATGGACGATCTGGAGCTCTACGAACAGACCGTCAGACTCGACCCCGGCGATGTCCTGCTGTGCGTCACCGACGGCGTCACCGAGCGCCGCGAGGGCACCCGCATGCTCGGCGACGACGGCCTCACCGACCTCCTGACCACCTGTACGGGACTGACGGCCGGCGCCGTCGCCGCCCGCGTGCTGCGCGCCGTGGAACGCTTTGCCGCCGAACCCGCCTCCGACGACATGGCCATCCTCGCCATGCGCATCCCCGAGGCCCAGGCGGACTGA
- a CDS encoding response regulator, giving the protein MVQKAKILLVDDRPENLLALEAILSALDQTLVRASSGEEALKALLTDDFAVILLDVQMPGMDGFETAAHIKRRERTRDIPIIFLTAINHGPHHTFRGYAAGAVDYISKPFDPWVLRAKVSVFVELYMKNCQLREQASLLRLQLEGGRPSADEARESAGLLAELSARLAAVEEQAEALSKQLDETADAAAVATAAHLERKLTGLRRALDALEPGAGSVAG; this is encoded by the coding sequence ATGGTGCAGAAGGCCAAGATCCTCCTGGTCGATGACCGGCCGGAGAATCTGCTGGCGCTGGAGGCGATCCTCTCTGCGCTCGATCAGACACTGGTGCGGGCATCGTCCGGGGAGGAAGCGCTCAAAGCACTGCTCACGGACGACTTCGCGGTGATTCTGCTCGATGTGCAGATGCCGGGGATGGACGGGTTCGAGACCGCCGCGCACATCAAGCGGCGGGAGCGGACCCGCGACATCCCGATCATCTTCCTCACGGCCATCAACCACGGCCCGCACCACACCTTCCGCGGCTATGCGGCAGGCGCGGTGGACTACATCTCCAAGCCGTTCGACCCCTGGGTGCTGCGCGCCAAGGTCTCGGTGTTCGTCGAGCTGTACATGAAGAACTGCCAACTGCGCGAGCAGGCCTCCCTGCTGAGGCTGCAGCTGGAGGGCGGGCGGCCGAGCGCCGACGAGGCGCGGGAGTCCGCGGGGCTGCTCGCCGAGCTCTCCGCGCGGCTGGCCGCGGTCGAGGAGCAGGCCGAGGCGCTGTCCAAACAGCTGGACGAGACGGCAGACGCGGCGGCGGTCGCCACGGCCGCCCATCTGGAACGCAAACTGACGGGTCTGCGCCGGGCTCTGGACGCTCTGGAGCCGGGGGCGGGCAGCGTCGCGGGGTGA
- a CDS encoding HAMP domain-containing protein yields the protein MESGAAARGASTRAKGGRSRNNGTTEVDTAALNRLLVALVAMRDGNFRKRLTVSGDGVMSEIAAVFNEVADRNLHLTGELTRVRRVVGREGKLTERLEVGAAEGSWAAAIDASNALVDDLVRPVSEVGRVLSAVSEGDLEQRMDLRSRSSDSSSEHPLRGEFLKVGRTVNGLVDQLSAFTDEVTRVASEVGTEGKLGGQARVRGMSGSWKDLTESVNTMASRLTAQVRDIALVTTAVAKGDLSRKVTVHVSGEMLELKNTVNTMVDQLSSFASEVTRVAREVGTEGELGGQAQVPGVAGVWKDLTDSVNLMAGNLTAQVRGIAQVTTAVANGDLSQKVTVSARGEVAQLADTINTMTETLRTFADEVTRVANEVGAEGQLGGQAQVPGAAGTWKDLTDSVNTAFRNLTAQVRDIAQVTTAVANGDLSQTVTVDVAGEMLELKNTVNTMVGQLSSFGAEVTRVAREIGVEGELGGQAAVPGAAGTWKDLTDSVNTAFRNLTGQVRNIAQVTTAVANGDLSQKVTVDVSGEMLQLKNTVNTMVDQLSSFADQVTRMARDVGTEGRLGGQARVDGVSGTWKELTDSVNFMAGNLTSQVRQIAQVTTAVARGDLSQKIDVDARGEILELKNTINTMVDQLSAFAEQVTRVAREVGTDGRLGGQAQVPGVAGVWRDLTDSVNGMAGNLTAQVRNIAQVATAVARGDLSQKIDVDARGEILELKNTLNTMVDQLSSFAEQVTRVAREVGTEGILGGQAEVQGVSGTWKDLTQSVNFMANNLTSQVRNIAEVTTAVARGDLSKKITVDAKGEILELVTTVNTMVDQLSSFAEQVTRVAREVGTEGQLGGQARVPGATGIWLDLSDNVNLMANNLTIQVRNISQVSAAVANGDLTKKVTVEARGEVAQLADTVNTMVTTLSSFADEVTRVAREVGTDGILGGQARVPGVAGTWKDLTESVNSMANNLTGQVRNIAMVTTAIAKGDLTKKIDIDARGEILALKTTINTMVDQLSSFAEQVTRVAREVGTEGQLGGQAQVRGVAGTWRDLTESVNEMAGNLTRQVRAIAAVAAAVTLGDHNVRIDVDAAGEILELQDNVNTMISTLRETTLANEEQDWLKGNLARISGLMQGRRDLKDVATLIMSELSPAVSAQHGAFFLAAQPDSHEIGADGGEAGAYELRLMGSYGYAMGGMPTTFRPGETLIGTAAEEGRTILVENVPSGYLKIASGLGEAPPANVIVLPVLFEDKVLGVIELASFQPFTQIQKDFLSQIAEMIATSVNTISVNTKTEVLLKQSQELTEQLKERSGELESRQKALELSNSELEEKAEQLRAQNRDIEVKNTEIEEARQVLEERAEQLAVSMRYKSEFLANMSHELRTPLNSLLILAKLLADNAEGNLSPKQVEFAETIHGAGSDLLQLINDILDLSKVEAGKMDVSPTRIALVQLVDYVEATFRPLTAEKGLDFSVRVSPELPATLHTDEQRLLQVLRNLLSNAVKFTDSGAVELVIRPAGSDVPVAIREQLLEHGSLRDPDADMIAFSVTDTGIGIASSKMRVIFEAFKQADGTTSRKYGGTGLGLSISREIARLLGGEIHAASEPNRGSTFTLYLPHNPGGLPPQGYPQLVAGGIAMDAEARETEVGRLEAEEQQSRELDSGGSLNRRRRRAVSGSARRFELPGRQQPSPAPSQALQASRAPQAPQAAEAPPQPVAPQPAEEPWIGNGQDLVDPAFEGGFHGEKVLIVDDDIRNVFALTSVLEQHGLSVLYAENGREGIEVLEQHDDIVLVLMDIMMPEMDGYATTAAIRRMPQFAGLPIIALTAKAMKGDREKSIDSGASDYVTKPVDTDHLLSVMEQWMRAE from the coding sequence GTGGAGTCTGGCGCAGCGGCGCGGGGCGCAAGCACGCGCGCGAAAGGCGGACGTTCCCGGAACAACGGGACGACCGAGGTGGATACGGCTGCGCTGAATCGGCTGTTGGTCGCTCTGGTCGCGATGCGGGACGGGAACTTCCGCAAGCGGCTCACGGTTTCCGGCGATGGCGTCATGTCGGAGATCGCGGCGGTCTTCAACGAGGTTGCGGATCGCAATCTGCATCTCACGGGCGAGCTGACGCGGGTGCGCCGGGTCGTCGGCCGTGAGGGAAAGCTCACGGAAAGGCTGGAGGTCGGCGCCGCCGAGGGCTCCTGGGCCGCGGCGATCGACGCCTCGAACGCCCTGGTCGACGACCTCGTACGGCCCGTCTCCGAGGTGGGACGGGTGCTGTCGGCGGTGTCCGAGGGCGACCTGGAACAGCGGATGGATCTGCGCTCGCGCAGTTCGGACAGTTCTTCGGAGCACCCTCTGCGGGGTGAATTCCTGAAGGTCGGCCGTACGGTCAACGGACTGGTGGATCAGCTCTCCGCGTTCACCGACGAGGTCACCAGAGTGGCCAGTGAGGTCGGTACGGAAGGCAAGCTCGGCGGCCAGGCGCGGGTGCGCGGAATGTCGGGTTCGTGGAAGGACCTCACGGAATCCGTCAACACCATGGCGTCCCGGCTGACGGCGCAGGTCCGTGACATTGCTCTCGTCACCACGGCGGTGGCCAAGGGTGATCTGTCGCGCAAGGTGACCGTCCATGTCTCCGGCGAGATGCTGGAGCTGAAGAACACCGTCAACACGATGGTGGACCAGCTCTCCTCGTTCGCCTCCGAGGTGACGCGGGTCGCCCGGGAGGTCGGCACCGAGGGCGAGCTTGGTGGTCAGGCGCAGGTCCCCGGCGTTGCCGGGGTGTGGAAGGACCTGACGGATTCGGTCAACCTCATGGCCGGCAACCTCACCGCGCAGGTGCGCGGGATCGCCCAGGTCACCACTGCCGTCGCCAATGGCGATCTGTCGCAGAAGGTTACGGTCAGTGCACGCGGCGAGGTCGCGCAGCTGGCCGACACGATCAACACCATGACCGAGACGCTGCGGACCTTCGCGGACGAAGTGACGCGGGTGGCGAACGAGGTCGGCGCGGAGGGGCAGCTCGGCGGTCAGGCGCAGGTGCCGGGCGCGGCCGGGACGTGGAAGGACCTCACCGACTCGGTGAACACCGCCTTCCGCAACCTCACGGCGCAGGTGCGGGACATCGCGCAGGTGACGACGGCGGTCGCCAACGGTGATCTGTCGCAGACGGTCACCGTCGATGTGGCCGGTGAGATGCTGGAGTTGAAGAACACCGTCAACACGATGGTGGGTCAGCTGTCGTCGTTCGGTGCCGAAGTGACGCGCGTTGCGCGGGAGATCGGTGTCGAGGGTGAGCTGGGCGGCCAGGCCGCGGTGCCCGGGGCGGCCGGGACGTGGAAGGACCTCACGGACTCCGTGAACACCGCCTTCCGCAACCTGACCGGGCAGGTGCGCAACATCGCGCAGGTGACGACGGCGGTTGCCAACGGCGACCTGTCGCAGAAGGTCACCGTCGATGTCTCCGGCGAGATGCTGCAGCTGAAGAACACCGTGAACACCATGGTGGATCAGCTCTCCTCGTTCGCCGACCAGGTCACCCGGATGGCCAGGGACGTGGGCACGGAGGGCCGGCTGGGCGGCCAGGCCCGGGTGGACGGCGTCAGCGGCACCTGGAAGGAACTGACCGACTCCGTCAACTTCATGGCGGGGAACCTGACTTCCCAGGTGCGGCAGATCGCGCAGGTGACGACGGCGGTCGCGCGTGGCGACCTGTCGCAGAAGATCGACGTGGACGCGCGCGGCGAGATCCTGGAGCTGAAGAACACCATCAACACGATGGTCGACCAGCTCTCCGCCTTCGCCGAGCAGGTCACCCGGGTCGCCCGGGAGGTCGGTACGGACGGCAGGCTGGGCGGTCAGGCGCAGGTGCCGGGCGTCGCGGGCGTCTGGCGCGATCTGACCGACTCCGTGAACGGCATGGCCGGCAACCTGACGGCCCAGGTCCGCAATATCGCGCAGGTCGCGACGGCGGTGGCCCGCGGTGACCTGTCGCAGAAGATCGACGTGGACGCCCGGGGCGAGATCCTGGAGCTCAAGAACACCCTGAACACCATGGTCGACCAGCTCTCCTCGTTCGCGGAGCAGGTCACCCGGGTCGCCCGCGAGGTGGGCACCGAGGGCATCCTGGGCGGCCAGGCCGAGGTGCAGGGCGTCAGCGGCACCTGGAAGGACCTCACCCAGTCCGTCAACTTCATGGCGAACAACCTCACCTCGCAGGTGCGCAACATCGCGGAGGTGACGACCGCGGTGGCCCGCGGTGATCTGTCCAAGAAGATCACCGTCGATGCCAAGGGCGAGATCCTGGAACTGGTCACGACCGTCAACACGATGGTCGACCAGCTGTCGTCGTTCGCCGAGCAGGTGACCCGGGTGGCGCGTGAGGTGGGCACCGAGGGTCAGTTGGGCGGCCAGGCGCGGGTGCCGGGCGCGACCGGGATCTGGCTGGACCTCAGCGACAACGTGAACCTGATGGCCAACAACCTGACCATCCAGGTGCGCAACATCTCCCAGGTCTCGGCGGCGGTCGCCAACGGAGACCTGACCAAGAAGGTCACGGTCGAGGCGCGCGGCGAGGTCGCGCAGCTCGCCGACACGGTCAACACGATGGTCACGACGCTGTCGTCGTTCGCCGACGAGGTCACCCGGGTGGCCCGTGAGGTGGGCACCGACGGCATCCTGGGCGGTCAGGCCCGCGTCCCCGGCGTCGCCGGTACGTGGAAGGACCTCACCGAGTCCGTGAACTCGATGGCCAACAACCTGACCGGCCAGGTCCGCAATATCGCCATGGTCACCACCGCCATCGCCAAGGGCGATCTGACCAAGAAGATCGACATCGATGCGCGGGGTGAGATCCTGGCGCTGAAGACCACCATCAACACCATGGTCGACCAGCTGTCGTCCTTCGCCGAGCAGGTCACCAGAGTGGCCCGTGAGGTGGGTACGGAAGGCCAGCTGGGCGGTCAGGCACAGGTGCGCGGCGTGGCCGGCACCTGGCGGGACCTGACCGAGTCGGTGAACGAGATGGCCGGGAACCTGACCCGTCAGGTGCGGGCCATCGCCGCGGTCGCCGCGGCGGTCACCCTCGGCGATCACAACGTCCGGATCGACGTGGACGCGGCCGGCGAGATCCTGGAGCTCCAGGACAACGTCAACACGATGATCTCCACGCTCCGCGAGACCACCCTCGCCAACGAGGAACAGGACTGGCTCAAGGGCAACCTCGCCCGGATCTCCGGTCTGATGCAGGGCCGGCGCGACCTCAAGGACGTCGCCACCCTGATCATGAGCGAGCTGTCGCCCGCGGTCTCCGCCCAGCACGGCGCGTTCTTCCTCGCCGCGCAGCCCGACAGCCACGAGATCGGGGCGGACGGCGGCGAGGCGGGCGCGTACGAGCTGCGGCTGATGGGCTCGTACGGCTACGCCATGGGCGGGATGCCGACGACCTTCCGGCCGGGCGAGACGCTGATCGGCACGGCCGCGGAGGAGGGGCGCACCATCCTGGTGGAGAACGTCCCGTCCGGGTATCTCAAGATCGCCTCCGGGCTGGGCGAGGCGCCGCCGGCGAATGTGATCGTGCTGCCGGTGCTCTTCGAGGACAAGGTGCTCGGCGTGATCGAGCTGGCGTCCTTCCAGCCGTTCACCCAGATCCAGAAGGACTTCCTCAGCCAGATCGCCGAGATGATCGCGACCAGCGTCAACACCATCTCGGTCAACACCAAGACCGAGGTGCTGCTCAAGCAGTCGCAGGAGCTGACCGAACAGCTCAAGGAGCGCTCGGGCGAGCTGGAGAGCCGGCAGAAGGCGCTGGAGCTGTCCAACTCCGAGCTGGAGGAGAAGGCCGAGCAGCTGCGGGCGCAGAACCGCGACATCGAGGTGAAGAACACCGAGATCGAGGAGGCGCGGCAGGTCCTGGAGGAGCGCGCCGAGCAGCTTGCGGTCTCGATGCGCTACAAGTCGGAGTTCCTGGCGAACATGTCGCACGAGCTGCGGACGCCGCTGAACTCCCTGCTGATTCTGGCCAAGTTGCTGGCCGACAACGCCGAGGGGAATCTCTCCCCGAAGCAGGTCGAATTCGCCGAAACCATCCATGGCGCCGGCAGCGACCTGCTCCAGCTGATCAACGACATCCTGGACCTGTCGAAGGTCGAGGCCGGAAAGATGGACGTCAGCCCGACGCGGATCGCGCTGGTCCAGCTCGTCGACTACGTGGAGGCCACGTTCCGGCCGCTGACCGCGGAGAAGGGACTCGACTTCTCCGTACGGGTCTCCCCGGAGCTCCCGGCGACACTGCACACCGACGAGCAGCGGCTGCTGCAGGTGCTGCGCAATCTGCTGTCCAACGCGGTGAAGTTCACCGACAGCGGCGCCGTCGAGCTGGTGATCCGGCCGGCCGGTTCGGATGTTCCGGTGGCCATCCGCGAGCAGCTGCTGGAGCACGGTTCGCTGCGCGACCCGGACGCGGACATGATCGCCTTCTCGGTGACCGACACCGGTATCGGTATCGCGTCGAGCAAGATGCGGGTCATTTTCGAGGCGTTCAAGCAGGCGGACGGCACGACCAGCCGCAAGTACGGCGGCACGGGCCTGGGTCTGTCCATCAGCCGGGAGATCGCCCGGCTGCTGGGCGGTGAGATCCATGCCGCGAGTGAGCCCAACCGCGGCTCCACGTTCACGCTCTACCTCCCGCACAACCCGGGCGGCCTGCCGCCGCAGGGCTATCCGCAGCTGGTGGCCGGCGGGATCGCGATGGACGCGGAGGCGCGGGAGACGGAGGTCGGGCGCCTGGAGGCCGAAGAGCAGCAGAGCCGCGAGCTGGACTCCGGGGGCAGCCTCAACCGGCGCCGCCGCCGGGCGGTTTCGGGCTCTGCGCGCCGCTTCGAGCTTCCGGGACGCCAGCAGCCGTCTCCGGCGCCGTCCCAGGCCCTTCAAGCTTCCCGGGCCCCGCAGGCTCCCCAGGCGGCTGAGGCGCCGCCGCAGCCGGTCGCGCCGCAGCCCGCCGAGGAGCCCTGGATCGGCAACGGCCAGGATCTGGTGGATCCCGCTTTCGAGGGCGGTTTCCATGGCGAGAAGGTGCTGATCGTCGATGACGACATCCGCAATGTCTTCGCGCTCACCAGCGTCCTGGAGCAGCACGGGCTGTCGGTGCTGTACGCGGAGAACGGGCGCGAGGGCATCGAGGTGCTGGAGCAGCACGACGACATCGTGCTGGTCCTGATGGACATCATGATGCCGGAGATGGACGGCTATGCGACCACGGCGGCGATCCGCCGGATGCCGCAGTTCGCCGGACTTCCCATCATCGCGCTGACCGCGAAGGCGATGAAGGGCGACAGGGAGAAGAGCATCGACTCCGGAGCCTCCGACTATGTGACCAAGCCGGTGGATACCGATCATCTGTTGTCGGTCATGGAGCAATGGATGCGCGCGGAGTGA
- a CDS encoding DegT/DnrJ/EryC1/StrS family aminotransferase: MRTVGALKSAGVSAGDEVVVPAYGNAEVARAVLELGAVPVFADVDGDSYCLDPAAVSDVVTSQTAAIVAIHRFGRQADTGWIREVGQRRGLLVLVENEPGADPEGAELRRAHASYLDGRLSGVRTPTPAAGHSYEQYVVRVPGNGRPDRDAFARALRAKGVACRVPVLAPVYRMPGLRRDVFLPQTERAVDETLALPVHAGMSRRELHKMVGACNALGGLLQPAF; this comes from the coding sequence ATGCGGACAGTAGGAGCGCTCAAGTCGGCCGGTGTCAGTGCTGGGGATGAGGTCGTGGTGCCGGCGTATGGCAACGCCGAGGTCGCCCGGGCCGTGCTGGAGTTGGGCGCGGTGCCGGTGTTCGCCGATGTGGACGGCGACAGTTACTGCCTGGACCCGGCCGCGGTGTCGGATGTGGTGACCAGCCAGACGGCTGCGATCGTCGCGATCCACCGGTTCGGTCGGCAGGCGGACACCGGGTGGATCCGTGAAGTGGGTCAGCGGCGCGGCCTGTTGGTGCTCGTGGAGAACGAACCCGGGGCGGACCCGGAGGGCGCCGAGCTGCGGCGGGCGCATGCGTCGTACCTGGACGGCAGGCTCAGCGGGGTCCGGACGCCCACACCGGCGGCGGGCCACAGCTACGAGCAGTATGTGGTGCGGGTACCCGGCAATGGGCGGCCCGACCGGGATGCGTTCGCGCGGGCGCTGCGGGCCAAGGGCGTTGCCTGCAGGGTGCCCGTGCTGGCTCCGGTGTACCGGATGCCGGGGCTGCGGCGGGATGTCTTTCTGCCGCAGACCGAGCGGGCGGTGGACGAGACCCTGGCGTTGCCGGTGCACGCGGGGATGTCGCGGCGGGAGCTGCACAAGATGGTCGGTGCGTGCAATGCGCTCGGCGGGCTCCTGCAGCCGGCCTTTTAG